A single window of Cellulomonas sp. NTE-D12 DNA harbors:
- a CDS encoding glycoside hydrolase family 3 N-terminal domain-containing protein has product MTALLPYQDPSLEVPARVADLLARMTLPEKVGQMLQLNAKDGVEPLVRDFHVGSILHASPDNVLQAHDLTDGTRLRIPLLVAEDCIHGHSFFEGATIFPTQLGMAATWDPDLLERAARATAVEVAATGIHWTFSPVLCIARDLRWGRVDETFGEDPFLIGELASAMVRGYQGDGLTDPTAILATAKHFAGYSETQGGRDASEADISRRKLRSWFLPPFERVAREGCRTFMLGYQSTDGVPITVNHWLLDEVLRGEWGYTGTLVTDWDNVGRMVWEQRIEPDHTHAAARAVRAGNDMVMTTPQFFAGAQDAVARGLLAESEIDAAVGRILTLKFELGLFEDPRRPEPARQRAVVGAPEHAAVNLETARRSLVLLRNDGTLPLAGGFTADATGRAADPTDRPYRVAVVGPNADDQHAQLGDWAGASGQADWLPDGHPRHLTTTVLDGLRAHAPGSWTVTHARGADVVTVGPDPEGAFFPDGQPRPAVAVPCPPDDTLIAEAVQAARDADVVVAVVGDRIELVGEGRSTATLELVGGQIALLDALAATGTPMVVVLVASKPLVLPPSALEAAGLVWAANPGMRGGRAIAELLLGLVEPSGRLPISFARHVGQQPTYYNQLPGQHGTRYADLTQDPAFTFGEGLSYTSVAYDDLVVSTPVVGRDDAVRARVTVTNTGGRPVLETVQVYLHDVVTSVTWAQKELKAYRQVALAPGERRVVELELPVRDCTLVDADATRVVEPGEFELLVGPSSRDRDLLHATFAVRD; this is encoded by the coding sequence GTGACCGCGCTCCTGCCCTACCAGGACCCCAGCCTGGAAGTCCCCGCCCGGGTGGCCGACCTGCTCGCCCGGATGACGCTGCCCGAGAAGGTCGGGCAGATGCTGCAGCTCAACGCCAAGGACGGCGTCGAGCCGCTCGTCAGGGACTTCCACGTCGGCTCGATCCTGCACGCCTCCCCCGACAACGTGCTGCAGGCCCACGACCTCACCGACGGGACGCGGCTGCGCATCCCGCTCCTGGTCGCCGAGGACTGCATCCACGGGCACTCGTTCTTCGAGGGCGCGACGATCTTCCCCACCCAGCTCGGCATGGCGGCCACCTGGGACCCCGACCTCCTCGAGCGAGCGGCGCGAGCGACGGCCGTGGAGGTCGCCGCCACCGGCATCCACTGGACGTTCTCCCCGGTGCTGTGCATCGCGCGGGACCTGCGCTGGGGTCGCGTCGACGAGACGTTCGGCGAGGACCCCTTCCTCATCGGCGAGCTCGCCTCGGCCATGGTCCGCGGCTACCAGGGCGACGGCCTCACCGACCCGACCGCGATCCTCGCCACCGCCAAGCACTTCGCCGGCTACTCGGAGACGCAGGGCGGGCGGGACGCCAGCGAGGCCGACATCTCCCGCCGCAAGCTGCGGTCCTGGTTCCTGCCGCCGTTCGAACGCGTGGCACGTGAGGGTTGCCGCACGTTCATGCTCGGCTACCAGTCCACCGACGGCGTCCCGATCACCGTCAACCACTGGCTGCTGGACGAGGTCCTCCGCGGCGAGTGGGGGTACACGGGCACGCTGGTCACCGACTGGGACAACGTCGGCCGCATGGTGTGGGAGCAGCGGATCGAGCCGGACCACACCCACGCCGCGGCCAGGGCGGTCCGGGCGGGCAACGACATGGTGATGACGACGCCGCAGTTCTTCGCCGGCGCCCAGGACGCGGTGGCCCGAGGCCTGCTCGCCGAGAGCGAGATCGATGCAGCGGTCGGTCGCATCCTCACGCTGAAGTTCGAGCTCGGCCTCTTCGAGGACCCGCGCCGCCCCGAGCCCGCACGCCAGCGCGCCGTCGTGGGTGCACCCGAGCACGCCGCCGTCAACCTCGAGACGGCCCGCCGGTCGCTGGTGCTGCTCCGCAACGACGGCACGCTGCCGCTGGCCGGTGGGTTCACCGCCGACGCGACCGGACGCGCCGCGGACCCCACCGACCGCCCGTACCGCGTCGCGGTCGTGGGCCCCAACGCCGACGACCAGCACGCGCAGCTCGGCGACTGGGCCGGGGCGTCCGGCCAGGCGGACTGGCTGCCCGACGGCCACCCGCGGCACCTGACGACCACGGTGCTCGACGGCCTGCGCGCGCACGCGCCGGGCAGCTGGACCGTGACGCACGCCCGGGGTGCGGACGTCGTCACCGTCGGCCCGGACCCGGAGGGTGCCTTCTTCCCCGACGGTCAGCCGCGTCCGGCGGTCGCGGTGCCCTGCCCGCCCGACGACACGCTGATCGCCGAGGCGGTCCAGGCGGCCCGAGACGCCGACGTGGTCGTCGCCGTGGTCGGCGACCGGATCGAGCTGGTCGGCGAGGGCCGCTCCACGGCCACCCTCGAGCTGGTCGGCGGGCAGATCGCCCTGCTCGACGCCCTCGCGGCGACGGGCACACCGATGGTCGTCGTCCTCGTCGCCTCGAAGCCGCTGGTCCTGCCGCCGTCCGCCCTGGAGGCCGCCGGGCTCGTGTGGGCGGCCAACCCCGGCATGCGCGGCGGACGGGCGATCGCCGAGCTGCTGCTCGGCCTGGTGGAGCCGAGCGGCCGGCTGCCGATCTCGTTCGCCCGGCACGTCGGCCAGCAACCCACGTACTACAACCAGCTGCCCGGCCAGCACGGCACGCGGTACGCCGACCTGACCCAGGACCCCGCCTTCACGTTCGGCGAGGGCCTCAGCTACACGAGCGTGGCGTACGACGACCTCGTCGTCTCCACGCCCGTGGTCGGCCGGGACGACGCCGTGCGAGCGCGCGTCACCGTCACGAACACCGGGGGCCGCCCCGTCCTCGAGACCGTCCAGGTCTACCTGCACGACGTCGTCACGTCGGTGACCTGGGC
- the mscL gene encoding large conductance mechanosensitive channel protein MscL, producing MKGFKDFVMRGNLVELAVAFIIGAAFGAVVTAFTKVIIELLAKAGGAPNFDQWKPGGLVSVGPFLTALVAFLILAFVVYFFIVKPYEAAKRRFVRNEEVDASPDEDTLLLREIRDALVRGGEGPARV from the coding sequence ATGAAGGGCTTCAAGGACTTCGTCATGAGGGGCAACCTCGTCGAGCTCGCCGTCGCCTTCATCATCGGCGCGGCGTTCGGCGCCGTGGTGACCGCCTTCACCAAGGTGATCATCGAGCTGCTGGCGAAGGCCGGCGGTGCGCCGAACTTCGACCAGTGGAAGCCGGGCGGACTGGTGTCGGTGGGGCCCTTCCTCACCGCACTGGTCGCGTTCCTGATCCTGGCGTTCGTCGTCTACTTCTTCATCGTCAAGCCGTACGAGGCGGCCAAGCGGCGGTTCGTCCGCAACGAGGAGGTCGACGCGTCGCCCGACGAGGACACGTTGCTGCTGCGGGAGATCCGCGACGCGCTCGTGCGCGGCGGTGAGGGTCCGGCGCGCGTGTAG
- a CDS encoding FAD/NAD(P)-binding oxidoreductase produces MADIVVLGAGVSGHTAALHLARQLGRTGAGSAHTITVVSPNSRWNWIPSNIWVGVGKMRKEQVVFPLEPVYRRKGIEFRQARAVAIRPLGDDDDPRGAVDVVYTGQGRVGEEQRLRYDYLINATGPRLRFEATEGLGPEGHSVSVCTADHAAEAARLLDAVVQRLRAGERQTLVVGMGHGTCTCEGAAFEYVFNVDHVLRDAGVRDRATLYYLTNEAHLGDFGVDGMTFEDKGFQTSSELWTSSLFRERDVRPILGAHVERVEEGLVHYETLDGSHHTLGFDFAMLLPPFGGVGLAAYDREGQDITAELFAPSGFMKVDADYTARPYEEWRAADWPSTYEVPGYRNVFAVGIAFAPPHPISRPRKSVNGTVIAPSPPRTGMPSGVMGRNVAMTIVDRIHQGPAARPHRASMASMGAACVASAGSDLRTGSAAAMTMMPIVPDYDRYPTGRVLTDTRGEIGLSGHWVKLMLHFLFIYKAKGRPGWFLIPE; encoded by the coding sequence ATGGCCGACATCGTCGTACTCGGCGCCGGGGTCTCCGGGCACACCGCCGCGCTGCACCTCGCTCGACAGCTGGGCCGGACCGGTGCCGGCAGCGCCCACACCATCACCGTCGTCTCCCCGAACTCCCGCTGGAACTGGATCCCGTCCAACATCTGGGTCGGGGTGGGGAAGATGCGCAAGGAGCAGGTGGTGTTCCCGCTCGAACCCGTCTACCGCCGCAAGGGGATCGAGTTCCGGCAGGCGCGGGCGGTGGCGATCCGACCGCTGGGTGACGACGACGACCCGCGCGGTGCGGTCGACGTCGTCTACACGGGCCAGGGCCGAGTGGGCGAGGAGCAGCGGCTTCGCTACGACTACCTGATCAACGCCACCGGGCCCCGGCTGCGGTTCGAGGCGACCGAGGGGCTGGGACCGGAGGGTCACAGCGTCTCCGTCTGCACCGCCGACCACGCCGCCGAGGCTGCGCGGCTCCTCGACGCGGTGGTGCAGCGTCTGCGAGCCGGCGAGCGGCAGACGTTGGTCGTCGGGATGGGGCACGGCACGTGCACCTGCGAGGGTGCCGCCTTCGAGTACGTGTTCAACGTGGACCACGTGCTCCGGGACGCCGGTGTCCGGGACCGCGCGACGCTGTACTACCTGACCAACGAGGCTCACCTCGGCGACTTCGGCGTCGACGGCATGACGTTCGAGGACAAGGGCTTCCAGACCTCCAGCGAGCTGTGGACGTCGTCGCTGTTCCGGGAGCGTGACGTCAGGCCGATCCTCGGGGCGCACGTGGAGCGGGTGGAGGAGGGCCTGGTGCACTACGAGACCCTCGACGGGAGCCACCACACACTGGGCTTCGACTTCGCGATGCTGCTGCCGCCGTTCGGTGGGGTGGGCCTGGCGGCCTACGACCGGGAGGGGCAGGACATCACCGCGGAGCTGTTCGCGCCGAGCGGTTTCATGAAGGTCGACGCCGACTACACCGCCCGGCCCTACGAGGAGTGGAGGGCGGCCGACTGGCCCTCGACGTACGAGGTGCCGGGGTACCGGAATGTCTTCGCCGTCGGTATCGCGTTCGCGCCGCCGCACCCGATCTCACGACCCCGGAAGAGCGTGAACGGAACCGTGATCGCCCCGTCGCCCCCGCGGACCGGCATGCCGTCAGGCGTGATGGGCCGCAACGTCGCGATGACGATCGTCGACCGCATCCACCAGGGCCCGGCCGCCCGGCCGCACCGGGCGTCGATGGCGAGCATGGGCGCAGCGTGCGTGGCGTCCGCAGGGTCCGACCTGCGCACCGGTTCCGCCGCGGCCATGACGATGATGCCGATCGTGCCCGACTACGACCGCTACCCGACGGGCCGGGTGCTCACCGACACCCGTGGCGAGATCGGGCTCAGCGGGCACTGGGTGAAGCTGATGCTGCACTTCCTGTTCATCTACAAGGCCAAGGGTCGTCCTGGCTGGTTCCTGATCCCGGAGTGA